GCACGCTTAATATTCAGTTTCGCAAATCCGACTACCAGGCGCTGGCGGTGATCAGCAGCGGGCTGGGTATCGCCGCTTCCTGCGTATTCGCGACAGGGCTGCTCGGCGTCAGCATCGACTTTCACGCCATCTGGCACAATATGAAAGACGTCATGGTGGAAGTA
This DNA window, taken from Cronobacter universalis NCTC 9529, encodes the following:
- a CDS encoding YjcB family protein; translated protein: MATLTASMVLMRWQLLGAVLMFLASTLNIQFRKSDYQALAVISSGLGIAASCVFATGLLGVSIDFHAIWHNMKDVMVEVMSHTPPEWPMVVT